The following proteins come from a genomic window of Thiothrix unzii:
- a CDS encoding SLAC1 anion channel family protein, whose protein sequence is MEHTPTPHGRLAFFPISFFSVVMGLSGLTIAWEKAQHVFQLDLGITPWLVGLTVGVFSLMLVIYLSKLWRHPQSVAQELAHPVKLSFFPTISISLLLIATALQGMNVSFVLPIWATGALLHLLFTLYVVNKWMHHEHFQIQHINPAWFIPAVGNVLVPVAGVPLGFVDVSWFFFSIGMFFWLILMTLVFNRMIFHQAIDAFLLPTLFILIAPPAVGFIAYMRLENELDAFARVLYFFGLFLTLLLLSQFGRFAKLKFGLPWWAYSFPTAAITIASFVMYEKSQVVAYQWIATGLLALLTVLVVLLITLTSRAVLNKAICKPGH, encoded by the coding sequence ATGGAACACACTCCTACACCACACGGGCGTTTAGCCTTTTTCCCGATCTCCTTCTTTTCGGTGGTAATGGGCTTGTCGGGTCTGACGATTGCGTGGGAAAAAGCCCAGCATGTATTTCAGCTTGATCTGGGAATTACCCCTTGGCTGGTTGGCCTGACGGTCGGGGTATTCAGCCTGATGCTGGTGATTTACCTCAGTAAACTTTGGCGGCATCCGCAAAGCGTGGCGCAGGAGTTAGCGCATCCGGTCAAACTGAGTTTTTTTCCGACAATTTCGATCAGTTTGTTACTGATTGCGACCGCATTACAGGGAATGAACGTCAGTTTCGTACTGCCTATCTGGGCGACAGGAGCGTTGCTGCATCTGTTATTTACCCTGTATGTGGTGAATAAATGGATGCACCACGAACATTTCCAGATTCAGCACATTAACCCAGCATGGTTCATTCCAGCGGTGGGGAATGTGCTTGTGCCAGTGGCGGGTGTACCGCTTGGATTTGTGGATGTGTCGTGGTTTTTCTTTAGCATCGGCATGTTTTTCTGGCTGATTTTAATGACCTTGGTGTTTAACCGCATGATCTTTCATCAGGCAATTGATGCGTTTTTGCTGCCGACTTTGTTTATTTTAATTGCGCCACCAGCGGTGGGTTTTATTGCTTATATGCGGCTGGAAAATGAGTTGGATGCGTTTGCGCGGGTGCTGTATTTCTTTGGGCTGTTCCTGACACTGTTGTTACTGAGCCAATTCGGGCGGTTTGCGAAGTTGAAATTTGGGTTGCCTTGGTGGGCGTATTCGTTCCCGACGGCGGCGATTACGATTGCGAGCTTTGTGATGTATGAAAAATCACAAGTGGTTGCGTATCAGTGGATCGCGACTGGTTTGCTGGCGTTACTGACCGTGTTGGTGGTGCTGCTGATTACCTTAACCAGCCGTGCGGTTCTCAATAAGGCGATTTGCAAGCCGGGGCATTAA
- a CDS encoding PIN domain-containing protein: protein MTLLIDTNIIIRYLVGDHAELLAKSTELFARVERGEQDIIILDSVVMEAFFVLTKFYQLPKAEVIDDLKTILAFAGVINDDKFQIIETLNLVLYKNIDFVDALLCVKSKLYGLELFSFDDRLNKRCS, encoded by the coding sequence ATGACGTTGCTAATTGATACCAATATCATCATTCGCTACCTCGTGGGCGACCATGCGGAATTGCTGGCAAAATCCACCGAACTGTTTGCACGGGTTGAACGCGGTGAGCAAGACATTATCATTCTTGATAGCGTAGTGATGGAGGCATTTTTTGTCCTGACTAAATTCTACCAACTGCCCAAGGCGGAAGTGATCGACGACCTCAAGACCATCCTCGCCTTCGCAGGAGTGATCAATGACGACAAGTTCCAGATCATCGAAACGTTGAACCTCGTCCTCTACAAGAACATCGACTTTGTGGATGCGCTATTGTGCGTGAAGAGCAAACTATACGGACTGGAACTGTTCAGTTTCGATGACCGTTTGAACAAACGTTGTTCGTGA